GCACACATTTTATTATGGCTATTGCAGTATGTACCCAATGTCAATTTTTATGATCACCACAAAATATTATTCTTTGCCATGCAACTGATGTTTTAGTACAGTATAATCCACATACTTTTCCCTTCTCACATATGATTTCCCATGAGGTCCTTCAGAATGATATTCACGGAGAAATGAACTTCCAACATCTTTCTCTAGGTTTAGAATGAAGTAAATCCAGCATTTGAGAACTGGTTGCATTTCACTGCTCACTTCTTCTACATGAAGAATTCGTACATGATCTTCCAACCTACAGTACAAGTCTGGATGACTTTCTAAACCATCCAAAGCCTTCAGCATAGTATCATCAACTTCATAAACTTCACCAATAACATTCTGAAAAGAAAGCATAGACTGCTTGAATCTCATtcagcac
This sequence is a window from Schistocerca nitens isolate TAMUIC-IGC-003100 chromosome 3, iqSchNite1.1, whole genome shotgun sequence. Protein-coding genes within it:
- the LOC126248284 gene encoding gamma-glutamylaminecyclotransferase-like isoform X2; this encodes MLNSSITNGGHRKLNVIGEVYEVDDTMLKALDGLESHPDLYCRLEDHVRILHVEEVSSEMQPVLKCWIYFILNLEKDVGSSFLREYHSEGPHGKSYVRREKYVDYTVLKHQLHGKE
- the LOC126248284 gene encoding putative gamma-glutamylcyclotransferase CG2811 isoform X1 — translated: MHLGLVFTTAVIRSRQMALHKVFVYGTLKKGEPNHFYFTNKANGYAKFISAAETVKRYPLIIDTQYNIPFLIHKEGVGHNVIGEVYEVDDTMLKALDGLESHPDLYCRLEDHVRILHVEEVSSEMQPVLKCWIYFILNLEKDVGSSFLREYHSEGPHGKSYVRREKYVDYTVLKHQLHGKE